In Puniceicoccales bacterium, the following proteins share a genomic window:
- the ftsY gene encoding signal recognition particle-docking protein FtsY, translated as MFELFKKFRSKVKKTSTKLFDIIDGIFSKGLDQNTIEALEEAMYSADFGVDTTGEILARIKEAYKTDKQLKGQSVIDIASSVLKKIMAGADVDVDFPDVPTVICLVGVNGSGKTTTAAKLANKFSNEGKSVLVGACDTFRAAANEQIKEWSKKLGFDLIGSQHGADSASVAFDTYEAAIARKKNVVILDTAGRLHNKDSLMVELDKLKRVLGKKNAAAPHHSWLVLDAGVGVNSLASAKKFHEAFGLTGIIITKLDGTSKAGAAVGIYKELGLPINFVGLGEGPDDIHRFSVDWYIDLLFSR; from the coding sequence GTGTTTGAGCTATTCAAGAAATTTCGGAGTAAGGTCAAAAAAACATCAACAAAGCTGTTCGATATAATCGATGGAATATTTTCAAAGGGGCTGGACCAGAATACAATCGAAGCCCTTGAGGAGGCTATGTATAGTGCTGATTTCGGAGTGGATACAACCGGTGAAATTTTGGCCAGGATAAAAGAGGCTTATAAAACCGACAAGCAACTCAAGGGTCAATCAGTTATAGACATAGCTTCTTCTGTGCTAAAAAAAATCATGGCCGGTGCCGATGTGGATGTGGATTTTCCCGATGTGCCCACGGTGATATGTTTAGTTGGTGTAAATGGTTCTGGTAAAACGACCACAGCGGCAAAGTTGGCAAATAAATTTTCAAACGAGGGTAAAAGTGTCCTGGTCGGTGCCTGTGATACTTTTAGGGCTGCGGCAAACGAACAAATAAAGGAGTGGTCAAAAAAATTGGGATTTGATCTAATTGGTAGTCAACATGGTGCAGATTCTGCGTCGGTTGCCTTCGATACCTATGAAGCTGCGATTGCAAGAAAAAAAAATGTGGTTATTCTGGATACCGCCGGGCGGTTACATAATAAGGATTCTTTGATGGTCGAGCTTGATAAACTAAAACGCGTTTTAGGTAAAAAAAATGCAGCTGCACCTCATCATAGCTGGCTTGTTCTGGATGCCGGAGTCGGTGTAAATTCTCTGGCTTCGGCAAAAAAATTTCACGAAGCTTTTGGCCTGACCGGTATTATAATTACGAAATTGGATGGCACCAGTAAGGCTGGAGCGGCCGTAGGTATATACAAAGAACTTGGATTGCCAATCAATTTTGTTGGGCTAGGCGAGGGCCCCGACGACATCCACAGGTTTTCCGTCGATTGGTACATCGATCTGTTGTTTTCGCGGTGA